A genomic region of Phragmites australis chromosome 2, lpPhrAust1.1, whole genome shotgun sequence contains the following coding sequences:
- the LOC133907547 gene encoding probable aldo-keto reductase 1, translating into MEQSAQIPRVRLGTQGLEVSKLGFGCMGLTGAYNSPLDDDAGVAVIAHAFRRGVTFFDTSDVYGPLTNEILLGKALKQLPREQVQVATKFGIRRDESGARTVCGRPEYVRACCEASLHRLGVDYIDLYYQHRVDCTIPIEDTIGELKKLVEEGKVRYIGLSEASPDTIRRAHAVHPISAVQMEWSLWSRDIEPEIVPLCREFGIGIVPYSPIGRGFFGGRGVTEQVSAESNLQGHPRFVAENMEKNKQIYLKMEDLAKKHQCSPIQLALAWVLHQGNDVVPIPGTTKIKNLDANIDSLKVKLTDEDLKEITSQIREEDVAGGRQYTSFAHTTWKYADTPKK; encoded by the exons ATGGAGCAATCCGCGCAGATTCCCCGCGTCAGGCTCGGCACCCAGGGATTGGAG GTGTCGAAGCTGGGGTTCGGGTGCATGGGGCTGACGGGCGCCTACAACTCCCCGCTCGACGACGACGCCGGCGTCGCCGTCATCGCCCACGCCTTCCGCCGCGGGGTCACCTTCTTCGACACCTCCGACGTCTACGGGCCCCTCACCAACGAGATACTCCTCGGCAAg GCGCTGAAGCAGCTGCCGCGGGAGCAGGTGCAGGTGGCCACCAAGTTCGGGATACGACGGGACGAGAGCGGGGCGCGGACCGTGTGCGGCCGGCCGGAGTATGTGCGCGCCTGCTGCGAGGCCAGCCTGCACCGCCTCGGCGTGGACTACATCGACCTCTACTACCAGCACCGCGTCGACTGCACCATACCCATCGAAGACACG ATTGGTGAGCTCAAGAAATTGGTGGAGGAAGGGAAGGTCAGGTACATTGGGTTGTCGGAGGCGAGCCCTGACACAATTAGGCGTGCGCACGCTGTGCACCCAATCTCCGCGGTGCAGATGGAGTGGTCTCTCTGGTCTCGCGACATAGAGCCCGAGATAGTGCCGCTCTGCAG AGAATTTGGCATCGGAATTGTTCCATACAGTCCAATCGGGCGAGGGTTTTTTGGCGGAAGAGGAGTTACAGAACAAGTATCTGCTGAATCCAACCTG CAAGGGCATCCTAGGTTCGTAGCAGAAAATATGGAGAAGAACAAGCAAATTTATCTGAAAATGGAAGACCTGGCAAAGAAGCACCAGTGTAGCCCTATTCAGTTAGCTTTAGCTTGGGTTCTGCATCAAGGGAATGATGTGGTTCCTATACCAG GGACAACTAAAATCAAGAATCTAGATGCCAACATTGATTCCTTGAAGGTGAAGCTGACAGATGAGGATCTGAAAGAAATTACCAGCCAGATACGCGAAGAAGATGTGGCTGGTGGAAGACAATACACTTCCTTTGCACATACCACCTGGAAGTATGCAGATACACCAAAGAAATAG